A single window of Candidatus Obscuribacterales bacterium DNA harbors:
- a CDS encoding insulinase family protein translates to MFKSICMAAIVLAGVFSLTFSQPAGADGPLIPISKDFTLPNGLRVILSEDHSRPVAAIVTIYDVGSRHEVKGKSGFAHLFEHMMFEGSQNISKSELSHYLDTMGGDVNAQTSVDYTIYYESVPSNMIERIFWVESDRLRSLKVTDENFKNQLETVKEEKRSSYDNRPYMPAYLKMQQMVFDNWANAHPIIGSFTDLESSSAHDAQKFFKEHYGPNKACMAIVGDIDAPVVEELIKKYYGSIARVNTPSIPAVNEVIPGKAKFAIVKDEYAEVPGLFMAWKTPGMRQTDYYAMGLIEKLLVDSGKSSMLYQRLVKKEQTCLDVDNYTEERRGTGNFCIFVTTKPGATSKQIQGSILAEIAKLKAGKISATDLQKAKNQLESDLFASPSDSPASMQSALGRASFLAMYALFFGDPKLVDADIAKYMAVSVSDIQKAARRVFSANAATVVEVKPSGKI, encoded by the coding sequence ATGTTTAAATCAATTTGCATGGCAGCTATTGTTTTAGCTGGCGTCTTTTCTCTTACTTTCAGTCAACCAGCTGGTGCTGATGGTCCGCTAATTCCAATTAGTAAGGACTTTACTTTGCCCAATGGTCTGCGTGTAATTCTTTCTGAAGATCATTCCCGGCCGGTTGCGGCAATCGTAACCATTTACGATGTTGGCTCCAGACACGAAGTAAAAGGCAAATCCGGCTTTGCTCATTTGTTTGAGCATATGATGTTTGAAGGATCTCAAAACATCAGCAAGTCTGAACTGTCGCACTATCTGGACACCATGGGCGGCGATGTCAACGCGCAGACTTCGGTTGATTACACCATCTACTATGAATCCGTGCCGTCAAACATGATCGAAAGAATCTTTTGGGTTGAATCAGATCGCCTGAGATCACTCAAAGTTACTGACGAGAATTTCAAAAACCAGCTTGAAACCGTCAAAGAAGAAAAACGTTCTAGTTATGACAACAGACCTTACATGCCTGCTTATTTGAAAATGCAGCAAATGGTTTTTGACAACTGGGCTAATGCGCATCCAATTATCGGATCGTTTACCGATTTGGAATCATCGTCTGCTCATGATGCTCAAAAGTTTTTCAAAGAGCATTACGGACCTAATAAAGCTTGCATGGCAATTGTCGGTGATATTGACGCACCGGTAGTAGAAGAGCTGATCAAAAAATATTACGGCAGTATTGCTCGCGTGAATACACCTAGTATCCCGGCTGTAAATGAAGTGATACCAGGCAAGGCGAAGTTTGCCATCGTAAAAGACGAATACGCTGAGGTGCCTGGCTTGTTTATGGCGTGGAAGACTCCAGGTATGCGCCAGACTGATTACTATGCCATGGGACTAATTGAAAAACTTCTTGTTGATAGTGGCAAGTCTTCGATGCTGTACCAGCGTCTGGTCAAGAAAGAACAAACTTGTCTCGATGTGGATAACTACACGGAAGAACGAAGAGGAACAGGTAACTTCTGCATATTTGTAACTACTAAACCCGGTGCTACAAGTAAGCAAATACAAGGATCAATACTTGCTGAAATTGCGAAGTTGAAAGCAGGCAAAATTAGTGCCACGGATTTGCAGAAAGCAAAGAACCAGTTGGAATCTGACTTGTTTGCAAGTCCTAGTGACAGCCCGGCTAGTATGCAATCAGCTCTTGGAAGGGCATCCTTTTTAGCTATGTACGCGCTCTTTTTCGGAGATCCAAAGTTGGTGGATGCAGACATCGCAAAGTATATGGCTGTGTCTGTGTCCGATATTCAAAAGGCTGCTCGGAGAGTCTTTTCAGCTAATGCCGCTACTGTTGTCGAAGTAAAACCTTCCGGCAAGATTTAA
- a CDS encoding PaaI family thioesterase, with the protein MTNETTKTNRSFPAMLHDLGGKIDEVRDGYARGHLPLSHQVMQPSQVYHAGAIVILADEVASAAIVGTIGSPVSAEKKLFPYSIQISTNLLTNDPEGPITAESKVVKKGRIVVVDTEVLGSKGQLVALVRSTHAMVDPRTTGPHKREIFTGNK; encoded by the coding sequence ATGACAAACGAAACAACAAAAACGAATAGAAGCTTCCCCGCCATGCTCCACGACCTGGGCGGCAAAATAGACGAAGTACGTGATGGTTACGCTCGCGGACACTTGCCCTTGAGTCATCAAGTCATGCAGCCTTCGCAGGTCTATCACGCAGGCGCAATTGTTATCCTCGCTGACGAGGTAGCCTCAGCGGCTATTGTCGGCACAATTGGATCTCCTGTTTCAGCGGAGAAGAAACTCTTTCCGTATTCCATTCAGATAAGCACCAATTTGCTTACTAACGATCCGGAAGGTCCAATTACTGCAGAATCAAAGGTCGTCAAAAAAGGACGAATAGTTGTCGTCGACACAGAAGTTTTAGGTTCCAAGGGTCAACTTGTAGCATTAGTGAGAAGCACTCACGCTATGGTTGATCCACGAACAACAGGTCCTCACAAGCGCGAAATATTCACTGGTAATAAATAA
- a CDS encoding acyl-CoA carboxylase subunit beta produces the protein MVVNLKATGKKSHELEQKIAGIKKGGAPKYHEKLKEEGKLFARERLRLLLDPGFEIIEDGLFANNMESDLPADGVVTGTGKIDGRTVCFMANDSTVKAGSWGWRTVEKIIRIQETATKLRVPLIYLVDSAGARITDQIEMFPGRRGAGRIFHNQIQLSGYIPQICLLFGPSAAGGAYIPAFCDIVIMNDGRASMYLGSPRMAEMVIGEKVTLEEMGGAKMHCSVSGCGDVLVSSEEEAIKLCKDYLSYMPENCEGKPPVIHTVEPKHFDKTIEEIIPEQENVPFDMYQLIDRLIDANSFFEMKKMFASELITGFARIGGRPVGIIANQPRVKGGVLFVDSADKGARFMFLCDAFNIPLLFLADVPGFMIGTKVERAGIIRAGAKMLTAMDSADVPKISVVVRKAYGAGLYAMCGPAFEPDACIALPTACIAVMGPEAAINAVYYNKIMELPEAERKEFVEQKRAEYRQDVDIQRLASEMVIDGIVPPASLRDELIRRFSAAESKQISPLKKKHSVYPV, from the coding sequence ATGGTTGTAAATTTGAAGGCTACAGGTAAAAAGTCGCACGAGCTAGAGCAAAAAATTGCCGGTATCAAAAAAGGCGGTGCGCCTAAGTATCACGAGAAGCTCAAAGAAGAGGGCAAGTTATTTGCTCGTGAGCGTCTGCGTTTACTTCTAGATCCTGGATTTGAAATCATCGAAGATGGTTTGTTCGCCAACAACATGGAGTCAGATCTACCGGCTGATGGTGTTGTTACAGGCACAGGCAAAATTGACGGACGCACAGTTTGCTTCATGGCAAACGATTCGACAGTAAAAGCAGGCTCATGGGGCTGGAGAACTGTTGAGAAAATAATTCGCATTCAAGAAACAGCAACCAAGCTTCGCGTTCCACTTATCTATTTGGTGGACTCGGCTGGTGCTCGTATTACAGATCAAATTGAAATGTTTCCAGGCAGACGCGGTGCCGGACGCATTTTCCACAACCAGATTCAATTGTCCGGATACATTCCACAAATCTGTTTGTTGTTTGGACCATCTGCTGCAGGTGGAGCTTATATCCCGGCATTCTGCGATATCGTCATCATGAATGACGGACGCGCGTCCATGTATCTTGGCTCACCTCGTATGGCTGAAATGGTTATTGGTGAGAAGGTAACGCTAGAGGAAATGGGCGGAGCTAAAATGCACTGCTCAGTAAGCGGATGCGGTGATGTGCTTGTTTCTTCTGAAGAAGAAGCTATTAAGCTCTGCAAAGACTATTTGAGCTACATGCCGGAAAACTGCGAAGGCAAGCCTCCAGTTATCCACACAGTTGAACCGAAACATTTCGACAAGACAATCGAAGAGATTATTCCTGAGCAAGAGAATGTTCCATTCGATATGTATCAACTCATCGATAGACTCATCGATGCTAACTCCTTCTTTGAAATGAAGAAGATGTTTGCATCTGAGCTTATTACCGGCTTTGCCAGAATAGGCGGTCGCCCGGTTGGTATTATTGCCAACCAGCCACGCGTAAAAGGTGGAGTGCTCTTTGTTGATTCTGCTGATAAAGGCGCTCGCTTCATGTTCCTGTGCGATGCCTTTAACATTCCATTGTTGTTCTTGGCTGACGTGCCTGGATTTATGATCGGCACCAAAGTTGAGCGTGCCGGAATTATTCGGGCTGGTGCCAAGATGCTTACAGCGATGGATTCGGCAGACGTACCGAAGATCTCGGTCGTCGTACGCAAAGCCTATGGCGCAGGACTCTATGCAATGTGCGGACCGGCTTTCGAACCGGACGCTTGTATTGCTTTACCGACAGCATGTATTGCCGTTATGGGACCGGAAGCAGCAATTAACGCTGTCTACTACAACAAGATAATGGAATTGCCTGAAGCTGAGCGCAAGGAATTCGTTGAACAGAAACGCGCTGAATACAGACAAGATGTTGACATTCAAAGACTTGCTTCAGAAATGGTAATTGACGGTATTGTTCCGCCGGCATCGTTGCGTGACGAATTGATCCGCCGCTTCTCCGCTGCTGAATCAAAACAAATTTCGCCTCTTAAGAAGAAGCACAGCGTTTATCCTGTATAA
- a CDS encoding fused MFS/spermidine synthase produces the protein MNRMPALILFCLIVFLAAFLLFQIEPLIGKIVTLHYGGTASVWTICILFFQAVVLAGYFLTFLLSKLNPKLQILAYSILAVVSIGWSTIPLGPQWDCTNVIEPVSGLLYSLTVHLAVPCIVLATISGMMQVWFNLHKLGNPYPLYSVSNVGSIGALLAYPLLIEPAWTISKTLSVWSSLYLVLIALLTIAAILTGIKAVKQPNITISSSSGSRTSVLSFCWWVALNALGSVALLAYTSHITGDIAPMPLIWVLPLSLYLLTFVLVFSNFHVYKRVPFIIAWVILILIEPVFTKDQLLLGLVINLILVFVTCMICHGELAGSKPEAAKLPTFYLALALGGAIGGVFVGIIAPMIFSFEAERLVVIYVMAVALLYHYSVAKFITMNNKPMTAISITLIVSGTLIVFGSFKSKNLIHWERNFYGSARVLREGEMFTFCSGRINHGQQYVDPAKADLPAGAYQMPIKLIFDSLRKDNPNIKLNCGGVGMGVAVLAAFGHEGDRFTFYELDPKVERIARTYFSYLARTPAKTIVQIGDGRDLLNKQSPQNYDMLLVDAFNGDAIPCHLVTEEALQIYLKHLKQDGLLAFHISNSYVDLRPVLGNLAEALKLHTCTIRFAGGITYVVICRDIAPIDKLSIQFRQNDKSYPAIAVNNTPTNPRLPLWTDDYTNLASILKLR, from the coding sequence ATGAATAGGATGCCTGCGCTTATCCTGTTTTGCTTGATAGTATTTCTAGCAGCCTTTCTTCTATTTCAGATTGAACCCTTGATTGGAAAAATCGTCACCCTTCACTACGGTGGCACCGCCAGCGTCTGGACAATTTGCATCTTATTCTTTCAAGCTGTTGTCTTAGCAGGATACTTCTTGACCTTTTTACTCTCCAAGCTCAATCCAAAACTACAGATTCTGGCGTATTCCATTTTGGCAGTTGTATCCATAGGCTGGTCAACCATCCCATTAGGACCTCAATGGGATTGCACAAATGTAATAGAGCCTGTATCTGGTTTACTTTACTCACTTACTGTTCATCTCGCTGTGCCGTGTATTGTTTTGGCAACAATAAGCGGCATGATGCAAGTCTGGTTCAACTTGCACAAGTTAGGGAATCCGTATCCTCTCTACAGTGTTTCCAATGTGGGTTCCATTGGCGCATTGCTCGCCTATCCACTTCTAATTGAACCAGCATGGACTATCAGCAAAACCTTATCTGTCTGGTCTTCACTCTATTTGGTTTTGATAGCGCTCTTGACTATCGCAGCAATCCTTACAGGAATAAAGGCTGTTAAGCAACCGAACATCACAATTAGCAGTTCGTCTGGAAGCAGAACTTCAGTCCTATCCTTTTGCTGGTGGGTTGCATTGAATGCACTTGGCTCTGTCGCCCTTCTTGCTTACACGAGCCACATAACTGGAGACATTGCGCCAATGCCTCTCATCTGGGTGTTGCCGCTATCTCTCTACTTACTTACATTTGTCCTTGTTTTCAGCAATTTCCACGTCTACAAGCGCGTACCCTTCATAATTGCTTGGGTGATACTCATATTGATCGAACCTGTTTTCACTAAAGATCAATTGTTGTTAGGACTTGTTATCAATCTCATTCTGGTATTTGTCACTTGCATGATTTGTCACGGTGAATTAGCCGGAAGCAAACCTGAAGCGGCAAAACTTCCCACTTTCTACTTGGCGTTAGCCCTAGGCGGCGCAATTGGCGGCGTTTTTGTGGGTATTATCGCGCCGATGATTTTCTCCTTTGAAGCAGAAAGGCTCGTTGTTATTTATGTAATGGCTGTGGCACTTTTGTATCACTACTCCGTAGCCAAGTTCATTACCATGAACAACAAACCAATGACGGCGATTTCCATCACACTGATAGTGTCAGGCACACTAATCGTGTTTGGCTCGTTTAAATCCAAAAACCTGATTCACTGGGAAAGAAACTTTTACGGATCTGCTCGGGTATTGCGCGAAGGTGAGATGTTCACCTTTTGCAGTGGGCGCATTAATCACGGACAACAATATGTAGATCCCGCCAAAGCGGATCTTCCGGCGGGCGCTTATCAGATGCCTATCAAATTGATTTTCGACTCACTGCGGAAGGACAATCCGAATATCAAACTGAACTGTGGCGGTGTCGGTATGGGCGTGGCGGTTCTGGCTGCATTTGGACATGAAGGGGATAGATTTACATTTTACGAATTAGATCCAAAAGTAGAACGAATTGCCAGGACATATTTCTCTTACCTGGCTCGCACACCTGCTAAGACTATCGTTCAAATCGGCGACGGACGAGACCTTCTCAATAAGCAATCACCGCAAAACTATGACATGCTTTTAGTTGATGCCTTCAATGGGGACGCAATTCCCTGTCACCTCGTCACTGAAGAAGCACTGCAAATTTATCTGAAACACTTGAAACAAGATGGACTACTTGCATTTCATATCTCCAATAGCTACGTTGATTTACGACCAGTCCTGGGGAATTTGGCAGAAGCTCTCAAGCTGCATACTTGTACGATTCGATTTGCCGGCGGCATCACCTATGTCGTTATATGTCGTGATATTGCGCCAATTGACAAACTTTCAATTCAATTTCGACAAAATGATAAGTCCTATCCAGCTATTGCGGTCAATAACACACCAACTAATCCCCGCTTGCCGCTTTGGACAGACGACTACACAAATCTGGCAAGCATTTTGAAATTGAGGTAA
- a CDS encoding FAD-dependent oxidoreductase, which yields MNPKHSRRDFLKNLNLLFALGASSSLEFLFEGNHAVAKNPGADSLLLSSNGKRYRVLPWTGDNFKLGHELRNGDIPEFPEHEERTYDFVIVGGGVAGLTSAYFLKDHDYLLLEQYDELGGNSRGSSYRGIDFSYGPAYVGDLEGLAGKLFGELGMTPYKLLPPRNDWYVKGEWIPGIEGDKQHILYKEFDRFFAEARPLWKQMGEWQGSMPNLESDLGRLDSVPFSSVLTSYDPLFVEMVDRFCKSTLCGSVSGLSALAGYMLLQDPAGIAHVFKGGNPAIANALMSKLNAISTERNKTGCFVWNITANDDNATVVYQDAAGKLHKVKCRKVIVACPPLVSARITTGMSDAVKAQLLSFKYGAYLVANFCMKKKVFNASYDNWVGAPFTFTDVITAETPYIASNSYKPTMGSVLTMYHPWTAGSDGRGLLFAGDRERFSTELVTQMQKLVPQFDKNLEQVVLSRWGHAMVIARPGFFKLVQKLQAEQTGSYILAHNSMHGLPCAESAIGAARRAVDIAINKK from the coding sequence GTGAATCCAAAACACAGCAGGCGTGACTTTCTCAAGAATCTCAACCTTTTATTCGCGCTGGGAGCGTCAAGCAGCCTCGAATTCCTCTTTGAGGGCAATCATGCTGTTGCCAAGAACCCAGGCGCCGATTCGCTCTTGCTAAGCAGCAATGGCAAGCGCTATCGAGTACTCCCCTGGACAGGCGACAACTTTAAACTCGGGCATGAATTACGAAATGGCGATATCCCTGAATTTCCCGAGCACGAAGAGCGTACATACGACTTTGTCATTGTCGGAGGCGGTGTAGCTGGTCTCACCAGCGCTTATTTCCTCAAAGACCACGATTACCTCTTACTCGAGCAGTACGATGAATTAGGAGGCAACTCACGCGGCTCAAGCTATCGTGGTATCGACTTTTCTTATGGTCCTGCATACGTAGGCGACCTCGAAGGACTTGCCGGCAAATTATTCGGCGAACTAGGAATGACACCGTACAAACTATTGCCACCGCGCAACGACTGGTACGTAAAAGGTGAATGGATACCAGGTATTGAGGGCGATAAGCAACATATTCTCTACAAAGAATTTGATAGATTTTTCGCTGAAGCAAGACCACTGTGGAAACAAATGGGTGAATGGCAAGGCAGCATGCCCAATCTCGAATCCGATCTAGGACGTCTTGATTCAGTGCCGTTTTCCAGTGTACTGACTTCTTATGATCCACTATTCGTCGAAATGGTCGATCGCTTCTGCAAGTCAACACTCTGTGGATCTGTTTCCGGTCTTTCAGCACTAGCAGGCTACATGCTACTGCAAGATCCCGCTGGAATTGCTCACGTATTCAAAGGCGGCAATCCCGCCATTGCAAACGCACTGATGAGCAAGTTAAACGCTATCAGTACCGAGCGCAATAAAACCGGTTGCTTCGTATGGAACATAACCGCAAATGACGACAACGCCACCGTTGTTTACCAAGATGCCGCAGGAAAACTGCACAAAGTAAAATGCCGCAAAGTAATTGTTGCTTGTCCACCGCTAGTATCTGCACGAATCACAACCGGCATGAGCGATGCAGTGAAAGCGCAACTACTCTCTTTCAAATACGGCGCGTATTTGGTTGCCAACTTCTGCATGAAGAAAAAGGTATTCAACGCCTCCTATGACAATTGGGTAGGCGCTCCATTTACATTTACCGATGTAATTACAGCGGAAACTCCCTACATCGCAAGCAACAGTTACAAACCCACCATGGGCTCTGTCCTTACCATGTATCATCCTTGGACAGCAGGCAGCGATGGACGTGGACTACTTTTCGCAGGAGATAGAGAGCGCTTCAGTACCGAGTTAGTCACTCAAATGCAAAAGCTTGTCCCGCAATTCGACAAAAATCTTGAACAAGTTGTCTTGTCCCGATGGGGACATGCAATGGTTATCGCCAGACCAGGCTTCTTCAAGCTCGTGCAAAAGCTGCAAGCAGAACAAACAGGCTCTTACATTCTCGCCCACAACAGCATGCACGGACTGCCTTGCGCCGAATCAGCCATTGGCGCCGCTCGTCGTGCAGTTGATATCGCCATCAACAAGAAATAG
- the argS gene encoding arginine--tRNA ligase: MKSLLDSLNNRFEKALVAAFGDGFAAKNGSKESLVVPASNPSFGDFQCNSSLALSKELKQQPRQIADKILEHLDISDICEKPTIAGPGFINLTLKPEYIAKSLEQIKSDSRLGVPKAAKPKNVVIDMSSPNIAKEMHVGHLRSTIIGDSISKVIEFLGHKLLRVNHVGDWGTQFGMLITYLAEVCPEALTTADHIEIGDLVTFYKQAKVRFDEDEDFKTRARQAVVKLQAGDEGHLHAWKLLCDQSRREFQEIYDILHIENLVERGESFYNPMLEQVVSDLTKTGLLVEDQGALCVFLEEFKGKDGKIQPCIVRKSDGGFNYATTDLAALRYRVTNDKADEIIYVIDVGQSEHLKQVFAVAAKAGFVSSNVHLLHVPFGLVLGEDGKKLKTRSGETVKLKDLLNEAVKKARQDLELRLLAELRTETEQFKEEVSTAVGIGAVKYADLSQNRITNYMFSFDKMLALQGNTAPYMMYAYVRVQGISRKGGIDFSKLGSDAHVVLKEDAEITLAKHLLQLDEVLESVAAEGMPNRLCQYLFELSQKFNVFYDNCPVLNAEEPTRTSRLILCDITARTIKLGLNLLGISVLERM; this comes from the coding sequence ATGAAGTCCTTGCTTGACAGCCTCAATAATAGATTTGAAAAGGCGCTAGTCGCTGCCTTTGGTGACGGCTTTGCTGCTAAGAACGGCTCTAAGGAAAGTCTTGTAGTACCGGCTTCTAATCCAAGCTTTGGCGATTTTCAATGTAATTCCTCGTTGGCGTTGTCCAAGGAACTCAAGCAGCAGCCCAGGCAGATTGCCGACAAGATACTAGAACATCTTGATATTTCCGATATTTGCGAAAAGCCAACCATTGCCGGACCTGGCTTTATCAACCTGACGCTTAAACCGGAATATATCGCCAAGTCTCTTGAACAAATTAAGTCGGACAGTCGCTTGGGTGTGCCCAAAGCCGCCAAGCCGAAAAACGTAGTCATAGACATGTCCAGTCCAAACATCGCCAAGGAAATGCATGTAGGGCATTTACGTTCGACAATTATTGGTGACAGCATTTCTAAGGTTATTGAGTTTCTGGGACATAAGTTGTTGCGCGTCAATCACGTAGGTGATTGGGGTACGCAGTTTGGCATGCTCATAACTTACCTCGCTGAAGTTTGTCCAGAGGCGCTGACTACTGCTGATCACATTGAGATTGGTGATTTAGTTACCTTTTACAAACAAGCAAAAGTTCGATTTGACGAAGACGAAGATTTTAAAACACGAGCAAGACAAGCTGTTGTGAAATTGCAAGCGGGCGATGAAGGACATCTTCATGCATGGAAACTTCTTTGCGATCAATCAAGACGTGAGTTTCAAGAGATTTACGATATCTTGCATATTGAAAATCTTGTCGAGCGTGGAGAGTCTTTCTACAATCCCATGCTTGAACAAGTAGTATCAGATTTGACGAAAACTGGATTGCTTGTCGAAGACCAAGGTGCCCTCTGTGTTTTCCTTGAAGAGTTCAAAGGTAAAGACGGTAAAATTCAACCTTGTATCGTTCGCAAGTCGGATGGTGGATTTAACTACGCCACCACAGATTTGGCAGCGTTGCGGTACCGAGTGACCAACGACAAAGCCGATGAAATCATTTACGTTATCGATGTTGGACAATCCGAACACTTGAAGCAGGTATTTGCGGTGGCTGCTAAAGCAGGATTTGTGTCATCAAACGTTCATTTGTTGCATGTTCCTTTCGGACTAGTACTCGGCGAAGACGGCAAAAAGCTCAAGACGAGATCCGGTGAAACGGTTAAGCTCAAGGACCTTCTGAATGAAGCAGTGAAGAAGGCTCGACAGGACTTGGAATTACGATTACTTGCCGAACTGCGAACTGAGACGGAACAATTCAAAGAAGAGGTCTCAACGGCAGTAGGTATTGGCGCAGTTAAATACGCTGACCTGAGCCAGAACCGCATTACCAATTACATGTTCAGCTTCGATAAGATGCTGGCATTGCAGGGCAATACAGCGCCTTACATGATGTATGCCTATGTCAGAGTGCAGGGCATCAGCCGCAAGGGCGGAATCGATTTCTCAAAACTAGGCAGCGATGCGCACGTCGTATTAAAGGAAGATGCAGAAATTACTTTAGCAAAGCATCTTTTGCAATTGGATGAAGTGCTTGAATCTGTCGCCGCTGAAGGCATGCCGAATAGACTCTGCCAATATCTATTTGAACTCAGCCAGAAATTCAATGTCTTCTACGACAATTGCCCTGTATTGAATGCTGAAGAGCCAACGAGGACATCTAGACTTATTCTCTGCGATATAACTGCTAGAACAATCAAGCTTGGCTTGAACCTGCTTGGCATATCTGTTCTCGAACGGATGTAA
- a CDS encoding FAD/NAD(P)-binding protein yields the protein MMTIAIIGGGFSGTMTAVQLMRKASQPLKVVLIERNERIAKGVAYGTLCPLHLLNVPAKDMSAFPDDSQHFFKWAKEQDAAVTEATFVPRMRYGAYIEHILNDTLSHNATNVEFRRLHGEVKNISLINGGKQGRIELENGEEVIADRVVLALGNLAPANVRIKNPKFYESKNYIRDSWSKEQRQPISHDAPILLIGTGLTMIDKALELKLQGHKGTIYALSRHGYLPNVHIPGIVRLPNPFENGNLPTTVREITKFIRALVKRVEESKEANWRQAVDSIRPVTQQLWKTWSDTERKRFIRHMRCIWDVHRHRIAPEVGAMIDTMIKSGQLKIIAGRVIALEEAASGIKATVKLRGQHKESSFDVNRVINCTGADSNVKTIDEPLVEQLRNSGLLCADVFGLGPTITDNWALIDKDGKSSEVLYVVGPLLKGQLWESIAVPELRGQAAQLADHLITSEEPVLSK from the coding sequence ATGATGACAATTGCAATTATTGGCGGCGGCTTTAGCGGAACAATGACCGCAGTTCAACTGATGCGCAAGGCTTCTCAACCACTCAAAGTTGTTTTGATTGAACGCAATGAGCGAATTGCTAAAGGCGTAGCTTACGGAACTCTTTGTCCACTACATTTGTTGAATGTACCGGCAAAGGACATGTCGGCATTTCCTGATGATAGCCAGCACTTTTTTAAGTGGGCGAAAGAACAAGATGCAGCAGTAACTGAAGCGACTTTTGTTCCGCGCATGCGTTATGGCGCTTACATTGAGCACATCTTAAATGACACGCTCTCTCACAATGCTACCAATGTAGAATTTCGCCGCCTTCATGGTGAAGTAAAAAATATCAGCTTGATCAATGGCGGCAAGCAAGGACGCATTGAACTAGAAAATGGTGAGGAAGTAATCGCTGATCGCGTCGTATTGGCTCTAGGAAATCTTGCACCGGCAAATGTCCGTATCAAGAATCCAAAATTCTATGAAAGCAAGAATTACATCCGCGACTCATGGTCAAAAGAACAGCGTCAACCAATTTCACACGATGCGCCAATACTGCTTATCGGTACAGGTCTCACAATGATCGATAAAGCTCTTGAGCTAAAGCTACAAGGACACAAAGGAACAATCTACGCACTATCGCGACACGGTTATCTGCCAAATGTGCACATTCCGGGTATTGTGCGTTTGCCTAATCCATTTGAAAACGGCAACTTACCAACGACTGTCCGCGAAATTACAAAATTCATTCGCGCACTTGTAAAACGCGTCGAAGAGTCTAAAGAAGCAAATTGGCGTCAGGCAGTCGATTCAATTCGTCCCGTCACACAACAACTGTGGAAAACTTGGAGCGATACTGAGAGAAAGAGATTCATTCGTCATATGCGCTGCATCTGGGATGTCCATCGCCACCGCATAGCTCCTGAAGTCGGCGCCATGATTGACACAATGATCAAATCCGGACAGCTAAAAATCATCGCCGGCCGTGTTATTGCGCTGGAAGAAGCAGCTTCAGGAATTAAGGCGACAGTGAAACTTCGTGGACAACACAAAGAATCAAGCTTCGACGTTAACCGGGTAATTAATTGCACAGGTGCTGACAGCAATGTCAAAACAATCGATGAGCCCCTGGTTGAACAACTCCGCAATTCAGGACTTTTATGTGCCGACGTTTTTGGACTCGGACCAACAATTACCGATAACTGGGCGCTTATCGATAAAGACGGTAAATCATCGGAAGTTCTTTACGTAGTAGGACCTTTACTTAAAGGTCAGCTATGGGAATCAATAGCCGTGCCCGAATTACGTGGACAGGCGGCGCAATTGGCGGATCACCTGATCACTTCAGAAGAACCAGTTCTTAGTAAGTAG